The following are encoded in a window of Kitasatospora fiedleri genomic DNA:
- a CDS encoding TetR/AcrR family transcriptional regulator: MDDASDRDEQAAGLPSGELAGGRAQPKTDKSEATRALILETAMRLFQERGYEKTTMRAIATEAGVSVGSAYYYFSAKEFLIQGFYDRMTHDHAADTRVRTADTRDFAERLQIAIESWVDTAAPYHEFAAQFFRTAADPTSSLSPFSNESHPARATAVELFREVLQGSELAPKLDAELVDLLPDVLWLHLMVVVLYWVFDRTPDTERTREFVRRSTPLVARLINLSRYRVFRPLVRDAKGLIQDFVLPSIGKGLVK, from the coding sequence GTGGACGACGCGAGCGACAGGGACGAGCAGGCGGCCGGTCTGCCGTCCGGCGAGCTGGCGGGCGGGCGGGCCCAGCCGAAGACCGACAAGAGCGAGGCCACCCGCGCGCTGATCCTGGAGACCGCGATGCGGCTGTTCCAGGAACGCGGCTACGAGAAGACCACCATGCGGGCGATCGCCACCGAGGCGGGCGTCTCGGTCGGCAGCGCCTACTACTACTTCTCGGCCAAGGAGTTCCTGATCCAGGGCTTCTACGACCGGATGACCCACGACCACGCCGCCGACACCCGGGTCCGGACGGCGGACACCCGCGACTTCGCGGAACGCCTGCAGATCGCCATCGAGTCCTGGGTCGACACCGCCGCGCCCTACCACGAGTTCGCCGCCCAGTTCTTCCGCACCGCGGCCGACCCGACCAGCTCGCTCAGCCCGTTCTCCAACGAGTCCCACCCCGCCCGGGCCACCGCCGTCGAGCTCTTCCGCGAGGTGCTCCAGGGCTCCGAACTCGCCCCCAAGCTGGACGCCGAACTCGTCGACCTGCTGCCCGACGTGCTCTGGCTGCACCTGATGGTCGTCGTCCTCTACTGGGTCTTCGACCGCACCCCCGACACCGAGCGCACCCGCGAGTTCGTCCGCCGCTCCACCCCCCTGGTCGCCCGCCTCATCAACCTCTCCCGCTACCGGGTCTTCCGCCCCCTGGTCCGCGACGCCAAGGGCCTGATCCAGGACTTCGTGCTGCCCAGCATCGGGAAGGGCCTCGTCAAGTAG
- a CDS encoding YceI family protein, translated as MGIFNRSKNTATSTAPADQGPDLAHLTGDYTIDAAHSKIGFAVRHAMVTNVRGEFAEYEGRLHLDGSNPAASTAELVIKVASISTGQAQRDEHLRTGDFFDAAAHPEITFTSTSAERVDGDTYRLHGDLTIKGTTRPVALDLEFTGAATDVYGAERVGFEGGTTVDRTSWGLTYNAALETGGVLIGEKVKLTLDVSAVRAS; from the coding sequence ATGGGCATCTTCAACCGCAGCAAGAACACCGCCACCAGCACCGCCCCGGCCGACCAGGGCCCGGACCTGGCCCACCTGACCGGCGACTACACCATCGACGCCGCGCACTCCAAGATCGGCTTCGCGGTCCGGCACGCCATGGTCACCAACGTCCGCGGCGAGTTCGCCGAGTACGAGGGCAGGCTGCACCTGGACGGCTCGAACCCGGCCGCGTCCACCGCCGAACTGGTCATCAAGGTCGCCTCGATCAGCACCGGCCAGGCCCAGCGCGACGAGCACCTGCGCACCGGCGACTTCTTCGACGCCGCCGCGCACCCGGAGATCACCTTCACCTCGACCTCCGCCGAGCGGGTCGACGGCGACACCTACCGCCTGCACGGCGACCTGACCATCAAGGGCACCACCCGCCCGGTCGCCCTCGACCTGGAGTTCACCGGCGCGGCCACCGACGTGTACGGCGCCGAGCGGGTCGGCTTCGAGGGCGGCACCACCGTCGACCGCACCTCCTGGGGCCTGACCTACAACGCCGCGCTGGAGACCGGCGGCGTGCTGATCGGCGAGAAGGTCAAGCTGACCCTGGACGTCTCCGCCGTACGGGCCTCCTGA
- a CDS encoding GNAT family N-acetyltransferase: MGNDAQQGPHRGIEIRPITHEELADWDRAVSLGFMRPHVAPATEWRELLFEPGRMLAAFDHEVPEADRPRCVATFRSFDTGLTVPGGELLPVDAITGVTVNSTHRRRGLLSGMMRHDLAAARERGSAAAILIAAEHNIYGRFGFGSAVPLAGWRVDVLRSGGVRSGLPVHEGHRIDFATLEEFAKFGPDLHERWRPTQPGAIGRSDAWWRLRTGELDLPGFDWKQGFTAFHRTADGTLTGMINYTVEDKWDGAYPDCPLTVRDFLALDRKTANALWAYAFSVDWVRQVIAPHLGPGDVLPLLLNDPRGAKPHEETADFTWLRLLDLPAAFAARRYEAPGRLVLDVADREGWTAGRWALETAADGTGRITRTEDPADLALDVSRLGGLYLGGGSAARLADAALLTEHTPGAAVRADTLLRTARAPWNPDGF; encoded by the coding sequence ATGGGCAACGACGCGCAGCAGGGCCCCCACCGGGGCATCGAGATCCGGCCGATCACCCACGAGGAGCTGGCCGACTGGGACCGGGCGGTCTCGCTCGGGTTCATGCGCCCGCACGTCGCCCCGGCGACGGAGTGGCGTGAGCTGCTGTTCGAGCCGGGGCGGATGCTGGCGGCCTTCGACCACGAGGTCCCGGAGGCGGACCGGCCGCGCTGCGTCGCGACCTTCCGCAGCTTCGACACCGGGCTGACGGTGCCCGGCGGGGAGCTGCTGCCGGTCGACGCGATCACCGGCGTCACGGTCAACTCCACCCACCGCCGGCGCGGCCTGCTCAGCGGCATGATGCGGCACGACCTGGCCGCCGCCCGCGAGCGCGGTTCGGCCGCCGCCATCCTGATCGCCGCCGAGCACAACATCTACGGCCGGTTCGGCTTCGGCTCGGCCGTCCCGCTGGCGGGCTGGCGGGTCGACGTGCTGCGCTCCGGCGGCGTCCGGTCCGGGCTGCCGGTGCACGAGGGCCACCGGATCGACTTCGCCACCCTGGAGGAGTTCGCCAAGTTCGGCCCCGACCTGCACGAGCGCTGGCGCCCCACCCAGCCCGGCGCGATCGGTCGCTCCGACGCCTGGTGGCGACTGCGGACGGGTGAGCTCGACCTGCCCGGCTTCGACTGGAAGCAGGGCTTCACCGCCTTCCACCGCACCGCCGACGGCACCCTCACCGGCATGATCAACTACACCGTCGAGGACAAGTGGGACGGCGCGTACCCCGACTGCCCGCTGACCGTCCGGGACTTCCTCGCGCTGGACCGGAAGACCGCCAACGCGCTCTGGGCGTACGCCTTCTCGGTCGACTGGGTGCGCCAGGTGATCGCCCCCCACCTCGGCCCCGGGGACGTGCTGCCGCTGCTGCTCAACGACCCGCGCGGCGCCAAGCCGCACGAGGAGACCGCCGACTTCACCTGGCTGCGGCTGCTCGACCTGCCCGCCGCGTTCGCCGCCCGCCGCTACGAGGCCCCCGGCCGCCTGGTGCTGGACGTCGCCGACCGCGAGGGCTGGACGGCCGGGCGCTGGGCGCTGGAGACCGCCGCCGACGGCACCGGCCGGATCACCCGCACCGAGGACCCCGCCGACCTCGCGCTCGACGTCTCCCGGCTCGGCGGCCTCTACCTCGGCGGCGGTAGCGCGGCCCGGCTCGCCGACGCCGCGCTGCTCACCGAGCACACCCCGGGCGCGGCCGTCCGGGCCGACACCCTGCTGCGCACCGCCCGCGCCCCGTGGAACCCGGACGGCTTCTGA
- a CDS encoding LysR family transcriptional regulator, translating to MPRDLHPRLLRSFAAVAESLHFGRAAERLHLAQQAVSRDVQALERELGCVLLHRSTRSVELTEAGAALLPKARQLLELQAEITALGDTRALLVDVNSPGGEREFTAERVLAAARLRCPEAELLARYHGGLTAAAQELAAHRLDASFGRYAGLPAADRARLVHAPVRLVPMAVFLPLGHPLAALPAVPLAALAGHPVDVFAGQPATAEWTDLGRRLLAEHGLAAAPGRTPPVGPAEFARYLARHGSPVLTTVEAHDIPGGVARPLVDPVPLSLLGLVHRAGSRHPGLAALRACAAELAAAEGWLRRPPGSWLPAEDAALLPG from the coding sequence GTGCCCCGCGACCTCCACCCCCGCCTGCTGCGCAGCTTCGCCGCCGTCGCCGAGTCCCTGCACTTCGGCCGCGCCGCCGAGCGACTGCACCTGGCCCAGCAGGCCGTCAGCCGCGACGTCCAGGCGCTGGAGCGGGAGTTGGGCTGCGTGCTGCTGCACCGCTCCACCCGCAGCGTCGAGTTGACCGAGGCGGGCGCGGCGCTGCTCCCGAAGGCGCGCCAACTGCTGGAACTCCAAGCCGAGATCACCGCGCTGGGCGACACCCGGGCGCTGCTGGTGGACGTCAACAGCCCCGGCGGAGAGCGGGAGTTCACCGCCGAACGGGTACTGGCCGCGGCCCGCTTGCGCTGCCCGGAGGCCGAACTGCTGGCCCGCTACCACGGCGGACTCACCGCCGCCGCCCAGGAGTTGGCCGCGCACCGGCTGGACGCCTCGTTCGGCCGGTACGCCGGGCTGCCCGCCGCCGACCGGGCCCGGCTGGTGCACGCGCCGGTCCGGCTGGTGCCGATGGCGGTCTTCCTGCCGCTCGGGCACCCGCTGGCCGCGCTGCCCGCCGTCCCGCTGGCGGCGCTCGCCGGGCACCCGGTGGACGTGTTCGCCGGGCAGCCCGCCACCGCCGAGTGGACCGACCTCGGCCGGCGGCTGCTCGCCGAGCACGGCCTGGCCGCCGCGCCCGGGCGCACCCCGCCGGTCGGGCCGGCCGAGTTCGCCCGCTACCTGGCCCGGCACGGCAGCCCGGTGCTCACCACCGTCGAGGCGCACGACATCCCCGGCGGGGTGGCCCGTCCGCTGGTCGACCCGGTGCCGCTCAGCCTGCTCGGCCTGGTGCACCGCGCGGGGTCGCGCCACCCCGGGCTGGCCGCGCTGCGCGCCTGCGCGGCCGAACTCGCCGCCGCCGAGGGCTGGTTGCGCCGCCCGCCGGGCAGCTGGCTGCCGGCCGAGGACGCGGCGCTGCTGCCCGGCTGA
- a CDS encoding MFS transporter encodes MSLPSPLPPLSSLPSLALARYRPVFAAPGALAFTLSGLLGRLALAMNGVSTVVLVADRRGSYALAGAVSAVGVLAGAVLLPLLGRLVDRLGQARVAVPAVLAAALPTGALLLCVRSGAPAWTLFLCWALSGGSPDLGSMARARWAHLHRADPAVLHRANALEQSLDELCFMAGPVLGMALCTALAPEAGLLTARVLGTAGTLLFAAQRATEPPPGRAPHRHRAGGLVRTPGLPPLLAVFLAAGVLFGSLEVTTLAYTDALGRQAAGGGLLALVAAGSCVSGLVFGAVRPRRPAARRLALGTGAMTALMLLPLAAGLSGAGVPLLGAALLAAGSGTAPTMVSGMTLAQRLLPAHRLTEGMALAVSAILVGISTGATLGGALAQHTAPGTGYLLPAGAAALALLAATRLARRDG; translated from the coding sequence TTGTCGCTGCCGTCGCCACTGCCACCACTGTCGTCACTGCCGTCCCTGGCGCTCGCCCGCTACCGCCCGGTGTTCGCCGCCCCCGGCGCCCTGGCCTTCACGCTGTCCGGGCTGCTCGGCCGGCTCGCCCTGGCGATGAACGGCGTCTCCACCGTGGTGCTGGTCGCCGACCGGCGCGGCTCGTACGCGCTGGCCGGGGCGGTCTCCGCGGTCGGGGTGCTGGCGGGGGCGGTGCTGCTGCCGCTGCTGGGCCGGCTGGTCGACCGCCTCGGGCAGGCCCGGGTCGCGGTGCCCGCGGTGCTGGCCGCCGCGCTGCCGACGGGGGCGCTGCTGCTGTGCGTCCGCTCCGGCGCACCCGCCTGGACGCTCTTCCTGTGCTGGGCGCTGTCCGGCGGCAGCCCCGACCTGGGCAGCATGGCCCGGGCCCGCTGGGCGCACCTGCACCGCGCGGACCCGGCCGTGCTGCACCGGGCCAACGCGCTGGAGCAGTCGCTGGACGAACTGTGCTTCATGGCCGGTCCGGTACTCGGCATGGCCCTGTGCACCGCCCTCGCCCCCGAGGCCGGGCTGCTCACCGCCCGGGTGCTGGGCACCGCCGGCACCCTGCTGTTCGCCGCCCAGCGGGCCACCGAGCCGCCGCCGGGCCGGGCCCCGCACCGGCACCGGGCCGGGGGGCTGGTCCGGACGCCGGGCCTCCCGCCGCTGCTCGCGGTGTTCCTGGCCGCCGGGGTGCTGTTCGGCTCGCTGGAGGTCACCACGCTCGCGTACACCGACGCGCTCGGCCGGCAGGCGGCGGGCGGCGGACTGCTGGCCCTGGTGGCGGCCGGGTCCTGCGTGTCGGGGCTGGTGTTCGGCGCGGTCCGGCCGCGCCGCCCGGCGGCCCGGCGGCTGGCGCTGGGCACCGGCGCGATGACCGCCCTGATGCTGCTGCCGCTGGCCGCGGGCCTGTCCGGGGCGGGCGTGCCGCTGCTGGGCGCGGCCCTGCTGGCGGCCGGATCGGGCACCGCGCCGACCATGGTCAGCGGCATGACGCTGGCCCAACGCCTGCTGCCCGCGCACCGGTTGACCGAGGGGATGGCGCTGGCGGTCTCCGCGATCCTGGTCGGCATCTCCACCGGCGCGACCCTCGGCGGCGCGCTCGCCCAGCACACCGCCCCCGGCACCGGCTACCTGCTGCCGGCCGGTGCCGCCGCCCTCGCCCTGCTCGCCGCCACCCGGCTGGCGCGCCGGGACGGCTGA
- a CDS encoding GNAT family N-acetyltransferase, producing the protein MPAADRPPAPPVLREGGAPDAAAVAALYAASRRSAYAGLLPAGLLDAETDAAEQELLWTLRLEADYGTPADTPVLLLAEDRDGAALGFAYLVPDGGAVRLEQLHVRPGRTGGGIGTRLLRAALARFPAAPVRLDVLAANRRAVAFYERHGARRLGRGTARFPDGTELPEYAYGWR; encoded by the coding sequence ATGCCCGCCGCCGACCGCCCGCCCGCCCCGCCCGTCCTGCGCGAGGGCGGTGCCCCCGACGCCGCCGCCGTCGCCGCGCTGTACGCCGCGAGCCGCCGCAGCGCGTACGCCGGGCTGCTGCCCGCCGGCCTGCTGGACGCCGAGACCGACGCCGCCGAACAGGAACTGCTCTGGACGCTGCGGCTGGAGGCCGACTACGGGACGCCCGCCGACACGCCCGTCCTGCTGCTCGCCGAGGACCGGGACGGCGCCGCGCTCGGCTTCGCCTACCTGGTGCCGGACGGCGGCGCGGTGCGGCTGGAGCAGTTGCACGTCCGCCCCGGCCGGACCGGCGGCGGGATCGGCACCCGCCTGCTGCGCGCCGCGCTGGCCCGCTTCCCGGCGGCGCCCGTCCGGCTGGACGTGCTGGCCGCCAACCGGCGGGCGGTCGCGTTCTACGAGCGGCACGGCGCCCGCCGCCTCGGCCGCGGCACCGCGCGCTTCCCGGACGGGACGGAGCTGCCCGAGTACGCGTACGGCTGGCGCTGA